From a single Opisthocomus hoazin isolate bOpiHoa1 chromosome 6, bOpiHoa1.hap1, whole genome shotgun sequence genomic region:
- the LOC142361586 gene encoding homeobox protein VENTX-like, which yields MTKAPFSVEWLSQSSQALKTPIEGSPRRASSADHRPGSRSSPGLSERSTEQPAWAGRGGRSRERLAAPPFAGAGERPEGGPECPAPEEPGGRGGRRLRTAFSAEQLSTLESSFQRQRYLGAAERRRLAGRMRLSEVQIKTWFQNRRMKLKRQLQELRTEPFCSPPLPYGPHSGVVPLPLTYVARPPPLPRQGAASGGFALAALPAPTLDLSSTCRAQPVGFWAAPCFVGYRDPRAFLLGV from the exons ATGACCAAGGCCCCTTTCTCTGTGGAGTGGTTGTCCCAGAGCAGCCAGGCCCTCAAGACCCCCATCGAGGGCTCCCCGCGCCGAGCATCCTCCGCGGACCACCGGCCCGGCTCCCGCTCCAGCCCCGGCCTGAGCGAGCGAAGCACGGAGCAGCCGGCCTGGGCCGGGAGAggcggcaggagcagggagcgCTTGGCAGCCCCCCCCTTTGCAG GAGCGGGCGAGCGGCCGGAGGGGGGACCCGAGTGCCCGGCCCCCGAGGAGCCCGGCGGCaggggcggccggcggctgcgtACCGCCTTCAGCGCGGAGCAGCTCAGCACCCTGGAGAGCTCCTTCCAGCGGCAGCGGTACCTGGGGGCCGCCGAGCGCCGCAGGCTGGCCGGCAGGATGCGGCTCTCCGAGGTgcag atCAAGACCTGGTTTCAGAACCGCCGGATGAAGCTCAAGCGGCAGCTGCAAGAGCTGAGGACGGAGCCTTTCTGCAGCCCCCCTCTCCCCTACGGACCCCACAGCGGCGTTGTGCCCTTGCCGCTCACCTATGTGGCCCGGCCACCGCCTCTGCCCCGGCAAGGGGCTGCCTCTGGGGGCTTCGCCTTGGCGGCCCTGCCGGCACCCACCCTGGACCTCAGCAGCACCTGCAGAGCACAGCCCGTGGGCTTCTGGGCGGCACCCTGCTTTGTAGGGTACAGGGATCCCAGAGCTTTCTTGCTGGGTGTCTGA